A window of Ananas comosus cultivar F153 unplaced genomic scaffold, ASM154086v1, whole genome shotgun sequence contains these coding sequences:
- the LOC109705813 gene encoding cytochrome P450 714D1-like — MMLSLAIVGFCTSVLFCYIIAWLKTKRIREAFREQGIEGPPPSFVSGNLREMTRRSPWPATAATVAKGRGFVDYSQALFPYFTQWSKDYGPTYLYWMERRPALYVTDPGLIKDISLCVSLDLGKPRHHQKGQEPLFGQGILKSNGPVWVHQRKKIAPEFYMDKVKVRVYLLISLPEIQGGNVGRAGPTQPTFTHGRSGPEATWHGTNPYPHRAVPCLVPTRFLAQARLGWA; from the exons ATGATGCTCTCTTTGGCCATCGTAGGGTTTTGCACTTCGGTTCTATTTTGTTACATAATTGCATGGTTGAAAACTAAGAGGATCAGAGAGGCTTTTAGGGAGCAAGGGATCGAGGGGCCGCCGCCGTCGTTCGTCTCCGGTAATCTACGGGAGATGACAAGGAGGAGCCCGTggccggcgacggcggcgacggtggcgaaGGGGCGAGGTTTTGTCGACTATTCGCAAGCTCTCTTTCCTTATTTCACTCAATGGAGCAAAGATTATG GGCCAACATATTTATACTGGATGGAGAGGAGACCTGCATTGTATGTGACAGATCCTGGTCTAATTAAGGACATAAGCTTGTGCGTATCATTGGATCTGGGAAAGCCAAGGCACCATCAGAAGGGGCAAGAGCCCTTGTTTGGTCAGggtattttaaagtcaaatggACCGGTTTGGGTCCACCAGAGAAAGAAAATTGCACCAGAGTTTTACATGGATAAAGTGAAAGTGCGTGTGTACTTACTCATTTCTTTGCCTGAGATACAGGGTGGTAATGTGGGTCGTGCCGGGCCAACACAGCCCACATTCACTCATGGCCGGTCGGGACCGGAGGCGACCTGGCACGGCACGAATCCTTATCCACACCGTGCGGTGCCATGTCTGGTCCCGACACGGTTCCTGGCCCAGGCCCGTTTAGGTTGGGCCTAG
- the LOC109705815 gene encoding uncharacterized N-acetyltransferase ycf52-like, whose amino-acid sequence MASSASMATISASSSSFPFSPHSNSRNPRRRVPPITISTNPSHLDPLQLRDLLLSCNLSCDRFPLAGPCGRAEPVDARKLRRALAHSFVVVSVFCRAQFLDRDDERDGPGLGLGFEELFERALPVSGSDHRLVGFGRAVSDGGLTASIHDVVVNPLLQRSGIGRKIVERIIRVLTSRGIYDISALCTEKERLFFKACGFGEDSLGSTTMMYTRTAPKFSQDNMTVRPAGRLLLLVPPLCRQLHASKKIKVHINEPKTV is encoded by the exons ATGGCGAGCTCCGCCTCCATGGCCACgatctccgcctcctcctcctccttccccttctcccctcactcgaACTCTCGAAACCCTAGACGAAGAGTCCCTCCGATCACCATCTCCACGAACCCCTCCCACCTCGACCCCCTCCAGCTCCGCGACCTCCTCCTCTCCTGCAACCTCTCCTGCGACCGCTTCCCCCTCGCCGGCCCCTGCGGCCGCGCCGAGCCCGTCGACGCGCGGAAGCTCCGCCGCGCCCTCGCCCACAGCTTCGTCGTCGTCTCCGTCTTCTGCAGGGCCCAATTCTTAGACCGGGACGACGAGCGCGATGGTCCagggctagggttaggatttGAAGAGCTCTTCGAGAGGGCGCTCCCCGTGTCGGGGTCCGATCACCGGTTGGTGGGGTTCGGGAGGGCGGTTTCGGATGGTGGCCTCACCGCTTCGATTCATGATGTGGTG GTCAATCCACTACTACAAAGGAGCGGTATTGGTCGAAAAATAGTTGAAAGAATTATCAG GGTACTCACTAGCAGAGGCATATATGACATATCGGCCTTGTGTACAGAAAAGGAGAG GTTGTTCTTCAAGGCATGCGGTTTCGGGGAGGACTCTTTGGGGTCTACAACAATGATGTACACTCGAACCGCCCCCAAGTTCTCTCAAGACAATATGACAGTGAGACCCGCTGGTAGATTGCTGTTATTGGTTCCGCCACTTTGTCGACAACTACACGCATCTAAGAAGATTAAAGTTCATATAAATGAACCAAAAACAGTTTAG